In a genomic window of Sphaerodactylus townsendi isolate TG3544 unplaced genomic scaffold, MPM_Stown_v2.3 scaffold_1140, whole genome shotgun sequence:
- the LOC125424826 gene encoding olfactory receptor 10A7-like: MKKIILPRSTNFTEVTEFVVLGLSDHPDLQVLLFIVFLLVYIVIMVGNMLIFILILGDPFLHTPMYFFLKVLSFLDVCYSSVTLPKMLVNFLSEDNRISYTGCAAQMFFLLFLGASECFLLAAMAYDRYVAICKPLMYMIIMSEKVCLSLTILSWFFGNLVSLLQTVWVFNLPFCGSNQINYFFCDIPPLIKLSCIDTSSYEMQLFTATILVILTPFSLILVSYILIVTSILKMATVESRKKAFSTCSSHLLVVILYYGSGSLIYLKPKSTYSQDSNKMLALTYTAITPMLNPIIYSLKNKEISKAMKRMVNKTIRKTLSHGT, from the coding sequence atgaagaaaataattttaccAAGGTCAACCAATTTTACTGAAGTGACTGAATTTGTCGTTTTGGGTTTAAGCGATCATCCTGACCTGCAAGTGCTATTGTTCATTGTATTTCTCTTGGTTTACATAGTCATAATGGTGGGCAATATGCTAATTTTCATTCTGATCCTGGGAGATCCATTTCTTCACacaccaatgtatttttttctcaAGGTCCTCTCATTCTTGGATGTCTGCTACTCTTCAGTTACCCTCCCCAAAATGCTGGTGAATTTCCTGTCGGAGGACAACAGAATTTCCTATACTGGCTGTGCTGCCCAAAtgttcttcttgcttttcctAGGGGCTTCTGAATGCTTCCTCTTGGCAGCTATGGCCTATGACCGTTATGTGGCCATATGCAAACCACTGATGTACATGATAATCATGAGTGAGAAAGTCTGCCTTTCGCTGACAATCCTCTCATGGTTCTTTGGCAATTTGGTGTCTCTGCTTCAGACAGTGTGGGTTTTTAACTTGCCCTTTTGTggatcaaatcaaatcaattatTTTTTCTGTGATATTCCACCCCTCATTAAGCTTTCTTGCATTGACACTTCTTCATATGAGATGCAGCTTTTTACAGCAACAATCCTAGTTATTTTGACCCCCTTTTCCCTCATCCTTGTGTCCTACATTCTGATTGTTACCAGCATCTTAAAGATGGCAACAGTGGAAAGCCGTAAGAAAGCCTTCTCCACTTGCTCTTCACACCTCTTGGTGGTGATTTTGTACTATGGGAGTGGCAGCCTGATCTATCTAAAGCCCAAATCCACTTATTCACAGGACAGTAACAAAATGCTGGCTTTGACGTACACTGCTATAACACCCATGTTGAACCCAATTATCTACAGTCTGAAGAACAAAGAGATCAGTAAGGCAATGAAGAGGATGGTGAACAAAACAATTCGAAAAACACTTTCACATGGGACATAG